The nucleotide sequence TATCGTGGAAAATAACCTCGACCCCAAAACCTGAAAGTCTTTTTGCCGTGGCTTTTCCCATATTGCCGTAACCGATGATTCCGAAAGTTTTCCCAAGCAATTCATCACCACGATTTTCTTCTCGTTTCCAGATTCCGTTTTTCACTTCATTAGATGCAATGAATAATCTGTTCATCAGAATCAACAACATCCCGACAACGTGTTCAGCAACAGAATCTCGGTTTCCTTCGGGCGAATTAATTAATTTAATTCCTAAGTTTTCAGCTGTTTCAATATCGATATTTTCCATTCCTGCGCCTACTCTCGCAATGAATTTGAGATGAGAAGCTTTGGTCAGAAAATTTTTGTCTAATGGAATTCTACTTCGGATAATGATTCCTTGATAATCAATGATTTTTTCCAAAACCTCATCATAGGTCGAAGAATGGTCTTCTTCTATAACAAAACCTTTTGCTGTCAATTGTTCGGAGATTAATGGATGATTTTTATCGAGTTGAAGGATTTTCATAATTTAGATATTAGACTTTAGATATCAGATATTAGACTTTGGATTAATTATTTTTGACCAAAGTCTGAAATGTGTAAAATTCAAAAAAAACGAGCTAAAGCCCGTTTCTTGTTTGTATTAATAATTATTCTCCTAAGAATAACTTTTTGAGTTCTATAGAATCTGTTGGTTTCATTTTTCCGGAAAGGATTAATGATAATTCTTTTCTTCTTTTTGCAGCGGCAAATCTTTCGATTTCCAATTCTGTTTCTGGTTCCAGTTCGGGAACTTTTGTAGGTTTTCCGTTTTCATCAATGGCCACAAATGTGTAAATCCCACTATTGGTGTGAATTTTTCTCTGATTAATTGGATCATCTTCCCAAACATCCACATACACCTCCATCGATGTAGAAAAAGCACGGGAGACTTTGGCTTCTACCACCACAATCCCACCTTCTGGAATAGGATTATCGAACGACACGTGATTTACAGAAGCTGTAACAACTCTTTTTTCTGAATGTTTTGTAGCAGAAATAGCCCCAGCTCTATCCATTCTCGCCAACAATTCGCCTCCGAAAAGATTTCTTAATGAATTGGTTTCGTTGGGCAAGACGATGTTCGTCATTACCGTAAGGCTATCTATTGGTTTTTTGGATTTTTGCATTAGTTGTAGGTTTTATACTATCTGTTTTTATAGAATCTTGTTTGGGAGCAACCAAAACTTTTGGTTTCTCAACTGTTTTGACAATTTGTTTTGTCGGGATATTTGATGATTTTCCGAATAAGATTGCCTGATTTCCGAAAAGAAAAAGTGCCGAAGTCCCAACGATAATGAGACTCACAAAAGTCCAGATCACATTTTTATTTAAACTGTAATCTTCTATAAAATTATTTTTTGATTTTAGAGTTTTAAGATGTTGCAAATCTACTTTTTCAAAACCAAAAACATCTTCATCATTATTTGTTACCTTAACAACTTTGTTATCTTCGATTAATTGATATTGACCAAGATTTTCAAGATTC is from Epilithonimonas vandammei and encodes:
- a CDS encoding acyl-CoA thioesterase, with amino-acid sequence MQKSKKPIDSLTVMTNIVLPNETNSLRNLFGGELLARMDRAGAISATKHSEKRVVTASVNHVSFDNPIPEGGIVVVEAKVSRAFSTSMEVYVDVWEDDPINQRKIHTNSGIYTFVAIDENGKPTKVPELEPETELEIERFAAAKRRKELSLILSGKMKPTDSIELKKLFLGE
- a CDS encoding 2-hydroxyacid dehydrogenase, translating into MKILQLDKNHPLISEQLTAKGFVIEEDHSSTYDEVLEKIIDYQGIIIRSRIPLDKNFLTKASHLKFIARVGAGMENIDIETAENLGIKLINSPEGNRDSVAEHVVGMLLILMNRLFIASNEVKNGIWKREENRGDELLGKTFGIIGYGNMGKATAKRLSGFGVEVIFHDILPNLSDEFATQVSLEELQKRADILSLHIPLTSETHYLVDEEFISKMEKNFYFVNTARGKNLKTKALVKAIESGKVLGACLDVLEYEKSSFENLEIENQDLKYLLDSEKVIVTPHIGGWTHQSKEKLAQVIVDKILADFRN
- a CDS encoding HU domain-containing protein encodes the protein MNFEYLLYQYLLKHNRAEVPEFGVFELTKESAKIDAENSIITPPKEIVTFKYNPSCYDSQLAKHIADETNTNIFIVQKNLKNEVAKWFQKLQTENVLNLENLGQYQLIEDNKVVKVTNNDEDVFGFEKVDLQHLKTLKSKNNFIEDYSLNKNVIWTFVSLIIVGTSALFLFGNQAILFGKSSNIPTKQIVKTVEKPKVLVAPKQDSIKTDSIKPTTNAKIQKTNR